Within the Rosa rugosa chromosome 2, drRosRugo1.1, whole genome shotgun sequence genome, the region GAACCAGCCTCCAACGGATCAGAAGACATCATCTCCCAATGATCAAACACACACTGGGGGAAAGCCTGTCCTGAAGTGGAAGCCCTCAACTGACCAGAGAACCCGAAAGATTCAACAACGGGCAGGTATGCCTTGATGTTGTACAGTGGGGTACCAGGCCTCTGAATTTCTTCGAAAACGTGTCCACGCTTCTGATTGAGAACACTGTAGATACCTCCAAGAGCACCCTCAGGGGCTTGAATTTCAACAAGATATACGGGTTCAAGGAGCCTTGGCTTGGCTGTAAGCTGAGAAGCATAGATGACCCTCCTGGCAGTTGGAATGACCTGACCACCTCCTCTGTGAATAGCATCAGCATGAAGAACAACATCACAGACTTCAAAGCAAATACCCCTCATGTTTTCTTCAGCCAATGCACCTTCCTTTGAAGCCCACTGGAACCCAGCAACAACAGAGTCCTTGATTTCATTGAGGTACTGAACTCCCTTACACATGTCAACCACCATGTTAGGACCAGTTGTCTCAGGGCCAAAACACCAGATTTTCTTAGCAAGATCCTTGTCCCAACCAAATTCCTCAGCCAAGATCTTGGAACGAATTTTAGGATCATCCCTTGGACCAATACGGCCATCATCAATGGCCTCTGCAAGACCTTCTTCCAATGGGCGTGCTTCCATGTACAGACGGTTATGCTTGTTGGGGGACTTGCTCATCACTGTACGGACAGACTTCTCAAGGACAGTCTCACGGAAGGACACAACAGGGTCAGATTTTACAATTTCTGCTCCACCCATAAAATCATCCTGAAGATCCTTCAAACAGATCTCAAGGTGGAGTTCACCAGCACCGGCAATAATGTGCTCTCCAGACTCCTCAATAGAACAGACAACCATAGGATCAGACTTTGCCAGACGCTTGAGACCTTCAACAAGCTTGGGAAGATCTGAAGCAACCTTGCACTGAACAGCAACACGCACAACAGGTGAGACAGAGAACTTCATAGCACGAATGGGGTGAGCATCAGATTCCTTCTCATTTGTCAAGGTAGCATTCTTGGTGATGAACTGATCCAGACCAACTAAGGCAACAGTGTTACCACAGGGAACATCCTCAACAGTTTCTTGTTTCTTTCCCATCCAGATAACAGTCCTCTGTACATTCTTCACATACAGATCCTTCTTTTCCCCGGGAACATAGTTTGGTCCCATGATTCTAACCTTCAAACCTGTTTGGACCCTCCCAGCAAACACACGGCCAAAGGCAAAGAACCTACCCTTGTCAGATGCAGGAATCATCTTAGATACATAGAGCATAAGAGGACCATCCGGATCACAGTTTCTGATAGCAGTGGCATATCGGTCATCCAGGGGACCCTCGTACAAATTCTCAACACGATACTTTTGAGCAGTTGATGGAGAAGGAAGGTGAAAGATCATCATTTCCAATAGGGCAGTGCTGGCTGGCAGCCAGGTCTGCATGACCCTCTTCATCAATGGCTTTCCCATCAAATCTTTCTCGTCACCCTTCATGGTGATTCCAAGCTTTGCCAACATGGGCCACAGCTTATCCTTCTGGTCATTCATGCAGGTAGCGATAACTTGCTTGATGGGTTCATAACAGAACTGAACGAAACCGCGCTTGCAGGTAGCAGAACCGGTGTTCTTGCTGGTCCACTTCTTGGTTGCTGGGTCAAAAAAGTTCTCACCCCAGAGCCTTTCCATCATCTTTACCTCATCAACTTTAAACTTTTCGGCATACATCTTGGCAAAGTTGGTTAAAGTAAAAGCCCAACCGTGCAAACCAGCAGAGAAAGCAACTGTTCCTTTCTCAGGGTAGACCTGGACATCACCAAGCAGAGGGTCTTCATAGGTAGCCATGATGACATTAGCATTCTCAATAACCCTTTGAAAATTCTGGTAGGCCTCTTCACCATCCACCTGGAGTTCAAGGAAGCACCTGTCCATCTTGTTAACAGTCAACACAGGCCTGATCCTTTCTCCCAAGGCTTGACGGAGCACGGTCTCTGTTTGGACACACACGCCCTCAATACAATCCACCACCACAAGTGCACCATCAGTAATACGAAGAGCAGCAGTAACCTCAGATGAAAAGTCAACGTGCCCAGGGGAATCGATGAGGTTGATAAGGTATTCGTTTCCGTCTCTCAGTCCCTTGTAGCTCGCCAAAGACTCATCCGTCATCTCATAGTAGAGAGAGATTCCAGTGGACTTAATTGTGATACCACGCTCTGCCTCATCTGCACGGGTATCCGTCATCCGGACATCACCAGCAGTTTCTTGTGCAATGATACCAGCAGCAGCGACAAGGGAGTCTGTAAGGGTTGATTTACCTGAAACATAAATCAACATTATTAGCTCACTGCAGTAACAGATACAACATAACAAAAAGCACAAAATTTAAATAAGCTCAAACTTAATAGGATAAATTCCCACCCAGAAACAATATATCACACAACCCCCAACTGCAATCCAGCCTATAATTGATAGTTAAAAAAGTCAACCATTTTGACATCTATAATTATTCTAAAACCCACAGAAAATGTTCTTTTGTTGTTCAGAAACCATCACTTAAAGAATGAAAGTCTTCACACATAAGGTAATACTCGGTAAGCAAAATAAGTGCAACATGATGTAAAATTACCATGATCGACATGGGCAATAACAGACATATTACGAATGTTGTGCTTGTAGTCCATAATCCTTCGCAACTCTTCTGCAGTAAACTTCACCTGCTCAAACAGAAAACATCTCTCCGTTAAAATTACACGTCAAATTTTTTTAGCAACCAACTGAGCAAAAACTGGAAAAGATTGACTTACCATCTTGACTGATTGTAAGTGTCACCTCAGTAATTCAAGCAACACCTGCAAACAAGAACAGTAAAATACAGCAGTTACAAACTCAGCAAGAAACATCAAAGCAGTTTCATAAGAAACTCATAAATCACCTattcccaaaatccaaatcacatTTACCAAGCAAAGAAAGCAAGTAGTAAATAGGTCTGCAAATAGTTGTATACTCGGAAACCATCTGATACATAATACTCTATTAAATTTGTGCACACAAGTAACTCTAAACATTGATAAAGCAAAACTCAATAGCAATTCTGTTTTCATCAAAACAAGAAGCTTTCAGTCTTGGCTTTCTGTAAAATCAAACCTCTGATTTTCCAGCAAAAAATTCAAACAGTCTTGATACAATCAGTATAAGAAAAGCAAAGCAATGATCTCATTTTAAAACTTTACACACAGAATCACTTAAAAGTCTGTCACCTAATTTGAAAGAAATAAAGTTCAGAAGATTTTGATCAAAACAATTTCCCGCAAATCAAATCAATATAAAGAGAAAGGAATTACAGCCGAATAAATCGTGGAAACAAACTTCTAACATTTCACGTAAGAACTTCCGGCGAAACGAACAGAGCGCCGATCTACAGCACAATCACTCAGAAAAACGAAGAAAATCACATTTTCTAACGTGAAATTTTCCACCATAGAAAAACACACATCAGAAAATTACTACGTAACAATTTTCGAACGGGAAAAACAGAGCATCGAGTGAGATCAATACAAAAACACAACGATCTAGCACAGATCACAAATTCATAACATCAAATATCCACAACAAAACGATttcatcagaaaaaaaaaatatatcgaACAAAATCGAAACACATAAAAGGACGAACGCATGCAAATATATAATTAAGCAGAGCAAAACGATCAAGTAGACAAAATCAAAAGCAAAAATAGAGATGCGAATAATACAGAGAACAAGTTGCGCAGATTTGAATAATAGGGAATAATCAGAGGTGAATAAAATAATGGAAAAAAATTAAGGAATAAACGAACCTCGGGATTATAAGCgagagagcgtgaggaggacTCTCGGCAGCCACCAAGAGCAAAATTTGGGACTGAGGAGAGATTGTGAGGGTTGGGAACGAGTGGTGTGAGTGTTATATAAGCTCAGGGTTTCCGATTAGTGGGCTGGGCTGGGGTTTTGTTTTTGAGGTCATGGGCCGCGGTTGAAAGAGGAAGCCAGCCTCGAGAATTTTCGCATATTCTAGTTACCTGATTTGGagtaatttccttttttttttaatttacatAACTAAATGCCAAGGACTGTCAAAAGATTATTAACGTTGTACATATGGAAATGGCGCAACATGGCAGTTTTTAATGGTAACTACTACCCTCTTTCAATTTCTAGCAAAATCATTTTAG harbors:
- the LOC133728577 gene encoding elongation factor 2-like encodes the protein MVKFTAEELRRIMDYKHNIRNMSVIAHVDHGKSTLTDSLVAAAGIIAQETAGDVRMTDTRADEAERGITIKSTGISLYYEMTDESLASYKGLRDGNEYLINLIDSPGHVDFSSEVTAALRITDGALVVVDCIEGVCVQTETVLRQALGERIRPVLTVNKMDRCFLELQVDGEEAYQNFQRVIENANVIMATYEDPLLGDVQVYPEKGTVAFSAGLHGWAFTLTNFAKMYAEKFKVDEVKMMERLWGENFFDPATKKWTSKNTGSATCKRGFVQFCYEPIKQVIATCMNDQKDKLWPMLAKLGITMKGDEKDLMGKPLMKRVMQTWLPASTALLEMMIFHLPSPSTAQKYRVENLYEGPLDDRYATAIRNCDPDGPLMLYVSKMIPASDKGRFFAFGRVFAGRVQTGLKVRIMGPNYVPGEKKDLYVKNVQRTVIWMGKKQETVEDVPCGNTVALVGLDQFITKNATLTNEKESDAHPIRAMKFSVSPVVRVAVQCKVASDLPKLVEGLKRLAKSDPMVVCSIEESGEHIIAGAGELHLEICLKDLQDDFMGGAEIVKSDPVVSFRETVLEKSVRTVMSKSPNKHNRLYMEARPLEEGLAEAIDDGRIGPRDDPKIRSKILAEEFGWDKDLAKKIWCFGPETTGPNMVVDMCKGVQYLNEIKDSVVAGFQWASKEGALAEENMRGICFEVCDVVLHADAIHRGGGQVIPTARRVIYASQLTAKPRLLEPVYLVEIQAPEGALGGIYSVLNQKRGHVFEEIQRPGTPLYNIKAYLPVVESFGFSGQLRASTSGQAFPQCVFDHWEMMSSDPLEAGSQASQLVQDIRKRKGLKEQMTPLSDFEDKL